In the Palaemon carinicauda isolate YSFRI2023 unplaced genomic scaffold, ASM3689809v2 scaffold1286, whole genome shotgun sequence genome, attattattattattattattattattattattattattattattattatcatcatcattattgttattattattattattattattattattattattattattattattattattattattattattattattattattattattattattattattattattattattattatcccattttgtactagcgtgacatatatgttacgtagaacatatgttcagttaacttacaccacacgtttacatgttgaaacttgtttcatgataggtcctgtgtgtgagagctaatacatgtatctacttgcatacaagtttttacaggaatagaagttcattcaagggagtgacaccgttctgtgcagaagtgctgtttttgctccggtgtgaaaatgagttcaggcaaaaagtgagtattattttgccattttcattagatatattgtattgttttttgataaaatacttgaaatatggctatagagaaatgtctgtgctaataatgaatatctaagatttataatattggcagcagtacattttatattttctgtgacatatatgttacgctaggatgatacagggacatttatgcctttttctattttactgtatgtaaactgatagtaatatctttctagtgatataaaacattctatggcttcattttctttcttttactttactttactacacttttagttattttaactcattaataagttactttgttaaatttaatccagagataacacgtttttattttttttttcaggtctctgactgtcaatgaaatactagcagagttagagaaagaagatattgctgcagatgtttttattgagcctgctgatgatggtctgactgacgaagattctgctgatgaagatcaaggtggtctaattgataatctctctggtaaacaattagatgctgcaggtgaagcagctcttccaaatggagttcggcttggaaatttaggagaggacttggagaactatgatgactctagttattgcttcaaaactccaaagtggactagaaaggcaacattttcttcaccaaaaccaatttttcctgaggcgaattacagtcaataccggaacttatcaccatgtgaattattcgaattgttttttgatgaggaagttttcagattgataatagaacagtcagctctttatgctcgttacaagggagaaatttccttctcaacaaatgaaaaagaactaaAGGTTTTCCTTGGCATATTACTTTTATCTGGCATTGTTCCAGTTCCATCACGGAGACTTTACTGGAAGAATTCTCCAGTGACTAGAAATGAGGCAGTGTATTCGGCAATGAGAAGGAATagatttgataaaataatgcagttcatacatttagcagataatactaatcttgatgattcagataaatatgctaaactccgtcccctgataaggctactttccacttgatttttgtctcattttcaaccagagcagcatctatctcatgacgaggcaatggttgaatattttggccgccatggatgcaagcagtgtattcgaaacaaaccaatacgctttggttataaagtttggtgcctgaatactgatgcaggctatttagtaagctttgacttataccaaggtaaaacatatgaaggtaattcatatgaggagaaagcgtttggcaaatgtggagccactgttctgaaaaatataaagtcattgccagatgataaaatacaactcccatacagctattactttgataacctttttacctcttttcctcttctccaacACCTGAGTGAGCAAAACTATACTGCAACGGGAACAATAAGAGACAATAGGCTGAAAAAATGCCCTTTGAAAGCAGTTtctgagatgaaaaaagaaaaaaggggaacatcagacttcatcatagataaggcaaataacatttcattatgcagatggatggataattcggttgtcaccattgcatcaactgctcatggaagggaaccccttagtaaggtgaaaagatactctcaaaagagaaaaaaaatattgaagttgactgcccattagttattcgagaatacaataaccacatgggtggaactgaccgtcaagaccagaatgtgaataattatagagtatctattaggggtaagaagtggtggtggtgtatttttacctggttATTAGATGTATCAGTGCAAAATGCTTGGATTCTTCATAAAAAGTCAGGTGGATGTTTACCTCAGCTAGATTTCAAAGAACAGATTGCTGAAAGCTATCTGAAGAGATATGGGATCCCTCCTAAAGGGCCTGGGAGACCTTCCCAGGGGGAAACAGGTTGTAAGAGAGTTCTTGATGACATTCGTTTTGATGGGATAGAACACTACCTGATAGAGACCCCAAACAAGAAAAGACGTAGATGTGCTGGAAATCTGTGTAGCAAATCTCCTTCCAGTCAGTGTAATAAGTGTGATGTAggtctgtgtttgtcttgcaatttagcatttcacacaaaatagacttcaatgatgtgccacatgatgtatcagttgcaatgaaaagttgattattttatgttagcatttggaactggcaatttaatctttgttttgattctaagtgcaagatttaataaaatgactatttcttttggcttgtttttttattataattttcaaattccattcatttggtggttgtgactacggtagttcatgtatgaaaacagtagacttcttttgtatttagttatgtcacttatataacagcaaacaataaacctttcaaaatagaacagaatttttcatatttcccccaaatgtactcgttactgcctagcgtgacatatatgtcacactccattattcattgtacaatgaatgcagctgaaaaaaaatatgtattctactgattttggatccttatgaactagatttagtgtaaaaatttgaaatccaaagaaaaaaaaaatttgggaagaaatgggttattattattattattattattattattattattattattattattatttttattattatttttattattattattattattattttcaatataattatcattatcattattattattattattattattattattattattattattattattattattattattactattattgttattattataattgttattattattattattattattattattattattattattattattattattattattattattattattattattattattattattattattattattaatattattattattattaatattataatcgttattattattagtattagtattattattattgttattaatattattattattattattattattattattattgttattattattattattattattattattattattattattattattattatttagtaatattttctatttattagtaatattatttttattattattattattattattattattattattattactattaatattattaatattattataatttttattattattattattattattattattattattattattattattattattattattattataatttttatctttattattattattattattattattattattattattattattattattattattattattattattattattattattattattattattattattattattattatttttatgatcattattattatcatcattattattattattattattattattattattattattattattattatttttttattattatcattattattattatcattattattatcattattattattattattattattattatcattattatcattattattattattattattattattattattattattattattattattagtaatatttttattattattattattattattattattattattattattattattattattattaatattataatttttattataattattttttattattattattattattattattattattattattat is a window encoding:
- the LOC137635465 gene encoding piggyBac transposable element-derived protein 2-like; translated protein: MSSGKKSLTVNEILAELEKEDIAADVFIEPADDGLTDEDSADEDQGGLIDNLSGKQLDAAGEAALPNGVRLGNLGEDLENYDDSSYCFKTPKWTRKATFSSPKPIFPEANYSQYRNLSPCELFELFFDEEVFRLIIEQSALYARYKGEISFSTNEKELKVFLGILLLSGIVPVPSRRLYWKNSPVTRNEAVYSAMRRNRFDKIMQFIHLADNTNLDDSDKYAKLRPLIRLLST